In the genome of Pseudarthrobacter sp. IC2-21, one region contains:
- a CDS encoding TIGR03089 family protein codes for MSIPAIELMTSLRSGHSTSPRLTWYGPDSERVELSGRVLDNWVAKTGNLLQDELDAEPEMRLRLDLPVHWKSMIWALAAWQLGMETVLDGGEADLLVTDNPGTGAGTYDAVIAVALPALAMRWPGELPAGVIDYAAEVRSHGDIFMAHSDPSGSGFAVTDRRGTRHRHADLITGFSAPHDEGVRLLVTAGDGLEAALANCLGAWHGGGSVVLAHTEVQLTDQLLAAERIQGT; via the coding sequence ATGAGTATCCCGGCGATCGAACTGATGACCAGCCTGCGTTCCGGCCACTCCACCTCTCCCCGGCTCACCTGGTACGGACCGGACTCCGAACGGGTGGAACTTTCAGGCCGGGTTCTGGACAACTGGGTCGCCAAAACCGGCAACCTGCTGCAGGACGAACTGGACGCCGAACCGGAAATGCGGTTGCGCCTTGACTTACCGGTCCATTGGAAATCAATGATTTGGGCCCTCGCCGCCTGGCAGCTCGGCATGGAGACAGTCCTTGACGGGGGCGAGGCCGATTTGCTCGTTACGGACAACCCCGGAACCGGGGCAGGAACGTACGACGCCGTCATTGCCGTCGCCCTGCCCGCGCTGGCGATGCGGTGGCCGGGAGAACTTCCTGCCGGAGTCATCGACTACGCGGCGGAAGTGCGTTCACACGGTGACATTTTTATGGCCCACTCAGATCCGTCCGGGTCCGGCTTCGCTGTCACCGACCGACGGGGAACGCGTCACCGCCACGCCGACCTGATCACAGGTTTCTCGGCACCGCACGATGAGGGCGTGAGGCTCCTGGTGACGGCAGGCGATGGTTTGGAAGCGGCACTGGCGAACTGCCTGGGCGCCTGGCACGGCGGGGGTTCAGTGGTGCTGGCCCACACCGAGGTGCAGCTAACGGACCAGCTCCTGGCAGCGGAACGCATTCAGGGGACGTAA
- a CDS encoding WhiB family transcriptional regulator has translation MGQAERIHEDAVAGQATAKYRARGVPSDWYVDPADPDAADRYNRTTKDSLQDQATAFLAAHEALLDGGHDEDDLDPPMELRTPGPEATQPVWIGLPFQQDFDDEGELGWQTDALCAQTDPEAFFPEKGGSTRDAKKVCGACNVRSQCLEYALANDERFGIWGGLSERERRRLRKRAS, from the coding sequence GTGGGGCAAGCAGAGCGTATCCATGAAGATGCCGTCGCCGGCCAGGCTACGGCGAAATACCGCGCAAGGGGAGTACCCAGCGACTGGTATGTGGATCCCGCCGATCCTGACGCTGCGGACCGCTACAACCGCACCACAAAGGATTCCCTCCAGGACCAGGCCACGGCCTTCCTGGCGGCCCACGAAGCGCTCCTTGACGGCGGACATGACGAGGATGACCTTGACCCGCCCATGGAACTGCGCACTCCCGGCCCGGAAGCGACCCAGCCGGTATGGATCGGACTGCCGTTCCAGCAGGACTTTGACGACGAAGGTGAACTTGGCTGGCAGACTGATGCCCTGTGTGCCCAGACTGACCCGGAAGCGTTCTTTCCGGAAAAGGGTGGATCCACACGCGACGCCAAGAAAGTGTGCGGCGCATGCAATGTGCGTTCACAGTGCCTCGAATATGCGCTGGCGAATGATGAACGGTTCGGCATTTGGGGCGGCCTTTCCGAGCGTGAACGCCGGCGGCTAAGGAAGCGAGCAAGCTAA
- a CDS encoding glycosyltransferase family 2 protein, whose translation MVSHNGSAYLPRTLAALADQTRPADSVIGVDTGSRDDSAALLERALGTENVIGVPHGRSGMGGAVRAGLSARSPWGGEPDRAAREWIWLLHDDAAPAPEALAELLGAVERAPSVTVAGCKQLDWHSERRLIDVGLSTSRWAERLTLIDADELDQGQYNGRSDTFAVNSAGMLVRRDIWEHLSGFDPALPGTGDDVDFCWRNRLAGHRVVVVPTARMFHVAHRPHGQGNPSAARKAQVHLRLKHAPLWKVPVHAVGALLGSLFKLVLSVAVKDPGHGFSQLVATFAALARPAALAKSRRTAASTRRIRRSVIKKLQTPRREVWNHRRSLIEALGADKSTADGLVQDPLADQPTGDSSDDFAALTTTERGWVGTGALAAIIIASAASLTALSGLFRAEAVSGGGLIPVSASLSEIWHHASSWWISLGAGLPGKGDPFDYVLWILGVLGGGDANAAMAWLLLLAAPLSGLTAWFAAGGVTVRRRFRFIAALFWAAAPALQVALNQGRAGALIAHIMIPLLVLALLRATGSAVGHGRFALPSPGELRFPEKPPARPGINGLPSWTAAAAAGLALAVVAACAPVLLVPAAVLIVLCGLMLGRRGRTVWWALLPSAALFLPFGLSVIDRPRALLADPGVPLGFDAAPLWQQVLGQPLLFAPDGGLSGLPWFSGGAVPWAILLALLVAVPVLLLGVAALFLPGKRSGTARALWAAALTILVGGWFASHVATAASADSLVTPFTGPAVSAAGFALLAAALIGAERLLDAAHRSASRNASRSVALRAATAVAMVLLLAGPLAGMAVWSAQNVLRPAAPAQAYDGPADAGLGTPRLVEAAGARTLPATAIDRGTGPEQSRTLLISTHENGTFDAALMRGAGTTLDSLSAIAAARNIMGAPGQETIREDDDVTGSLRSVVATLVAGQGVDPRPELERLGAGFVVLRSADTAAQLTASRMDAVPGLVAVGQTDVGWLWRITPLNQPALHPADVAHRVRIVDPAGATVTLVPSKNDDVDSPVPAGPEGRLVTLAERADPGWSAWFDGQKLTSTTSGSAQAFTLPASAGQLTIRYDAPWALWSGIMQVTVFGLTVMLALPMPARRPNTGLSRDEGSLRKEHQNA comes from the coding sequence GTGGTTTCCCACAACGGCAGTGCCTATCTCCCCAGAACCCTGGCCGCCCTCGCGGACCAGACCCGGCCAGCGGATTCCGTCATCGGAGTGGATACCGGCTCGCGCGATGACTCTGCTGCCCTCCTCGAACGGGCTCTGGGAACAGAGAACGTCATTGGTGTTCCCCACGGCAGGAGCGGGATGGGCGGCGCTGTGCGCGCCGGCCTCAGCGCGCGCTCGCCCTGGGGAGGTGAGCCGGACCGGGCCGCCAGAGAGTGGATTTGGCTGCTCCATGATGATGCGGCTCCGGCGCCGGAGGCGCTGGCGGAGCTGCTGGGTGCCGTGGAGCGCGCACCCTCTGTCACGGTGGCCGGGTGCAAGCAACTGGACTGGCACAGCGAACGCCGCCTGATCGACGTCGGACTGTCCACCAGCAGGTGGGCTGAGCGCCTTACCCTCATCGACGCCGATGAACTTGATCAGGGCCAGTACAACGGCCGTTCGGACACCTTTGCTGTCAACTCAGCCGGCATGCTGGTGCGGCGTGACATCTGGGAACACCTGTCGGGCTTCGACCCCGCCCTGCCAGGCACCGGCGATGACGTGGACTTCTGCTGGCGCAACCGTCTCGCCGGGCATCGGGTGGTGGTGGTGCCTACGGCGCGGATGTTCCATGTTGCCCATCGGCCGCACGGGCAGGGCAACCCCTCGGCAGCCCGCAAAGCACAGGTACACCTCCGGCTGAAGCACGCGCCCCTGTGGAAGGTTCCTGTCCACGCCGTGGGCGCGCTGCTCGGTAGCCTCTTTAAACTCGTGCTCAGCGTCGCCGTTAAGGACCCGGGACATGGCTTCTCTCAACTCGTAGCCACGTTCGCGGCCCTGGCCAGGCCTGCCGCGCTGGCCAAATCGCGCCGCACGGCAGCCAGCACACGCCGGATCCGGCGGTCTGTCATCAAGAAACTGCAGACCCCCCGCCGTGAAGTGTGGAACCACCGCCGCTCGCTCATCGAAGCGCTGGGCGCGGACAAGTCCACCGCCGACGGCCTGGTCCAGGATCCGCTGGCGGACCAACCGACGGGCGACTCCTCCGACGACTTCGCGGCGCTGACCACCACCGAGCGCGGCTGGGTGGGCACCGGCGCTCTCGCTGCCATCATCATTGCGTCGGCCGCTTCGCTCACAGCTCTCAGCGGCCTGTTCCGGGCCGAAGCCGTTTCCGGGGGCGGACTGATTCCGGTCTCGGCTTCCCTGAGCGAAATCTGGCATCACGCCTCAAGTTGGTGGATCAGCCTGGGGGCAGGCCTTCCCGGCAAGGGTGACCCCTTCGACTACGTGCTGTGGATCCTCGGCGTTCTCGGTGGCGGAGATGCCAACGCGGCTATGGCCTGGCTGCTTCTGCTCGCTGCCCCGCTGTCCGGTTTAACGGCGTGGTTTGCCGCTGGCGGGGTAACCGTCCGCCGACGCTTCCGCTTCATTGCGGCGCTCTTCTGGGCTGCCGCACCAGCCCTCCAGGTGGCCCTCAACCAAGGCCGGGCGGGGGCGCTGATCGCGCACATCATGATCCCGTTGCTGGTGTTGGCGCTGCTGCGCGCCACAGGTTCCGCCGTGGGCCATGGGAGGTTCGCCCTGCCGTCACCGGGGGAGCTCCGGTTCCCCGAAAAGCCGCCTGCACGGCCCGGGATCAACGGCCTGCCGTCCTGGACTGCCGCGGCAGCCGCCGGCCTGGCCCTGGCCGTGGTGGCGGCCTGCGCACCCGTGCTCCTGGTCCCTGCTGCGGTGCTGATTGTGCTGTGCGGGCTGATGCTGGGCAGGCGTGGGCGCACCGTGTGGTGGGCGCTGCTGCCCAGCGCCGCACTGTTTCTTCCGTTCGGGCTCTCCGTCATCGACAGGCCGCGTGCGCTCCTGGCTGATCCTGGTGTGCCGCTCGGATTTGACGCGGCCCCGCTGTGGCAGCAGGTGCTGGGCCAGCCGCTGCTGTTCGCTCCGGATGGCGGCCTGTCCGGCCTTCCCTGGTTCAGCGGCGGAGCCGTCCCCTGGGCGATTCTCCTGGCACTGCTTGTGGCCGTCCCGGTCCTGCTGCTGGGAGTGGCTGCACTTTTTCTCCCTGGCAAACGGAGCGGGACCGCCCGCGCCCTCTGGGCCGCGGCACTGACCATCCTGGTGGGCGGCTGGTTTGCCAGCCATGTCGCCACGGCCGCCAGTGCCGATAGCCTGGTTACCCCGTTCACCGGCCCGGCTGTTTCCGCCGCCGGTTTCGCACTCCTGGCAGCGGCGCTCATCGGCGCGGAGCGCCTCTTGGACGCGGCACACCGCTCGGCCTCGCGGAACGCCAGCCGCAGCGTGGCACTTCGTGCTGCCACCGCCGTCGCCATGGTGCTGCTCCTGGCCGGTCCGTTGGCAGGCATGGCCGTATGGTCTGCCCAGAACGTCCTTCGGCCCGCCGCCCCGGCGCAGGCCTACGACGGTCCGGCGGACGCCGGGCTGGGCACGCCCCGGCTCGTTGAGGCTGCCGGCGCCCGGACCCTTCCCGCCACGGCGATTGACCGTGGCACCGGGCCGGAGCAGTCCCGCACCCTGCTCATCAGCACCCACGAGAACGGGACGTTTGACGCGGCCCTGATGCGCGGTGCGGGAACCACCCTGGACAGCCTTTCCGCCATTGCGGCAGCCCGCAACATCATGGGTGCCCCGGGCCAGGAGACAATCCGGGAAGACGACGACGTCACAGGCTCGCTGCGCAGCGTTGTGGCCACACTGGTGGCCGGGCAGGGTGTGGATCCCCGGCCGGAGTTGGAGCGCCTGGGTGCCGGGTTTGTGGTGCTGCGCTCCGCGGACACGGCAGCCCAGTTAACCGCGAGCAGGATGGACGCCGTGCCTGGCCTGGTTGCCGTGGGGCAGACGGATGTGGGCTGGCTCTGGCGGATCACCCCGCTCAACCAGCCTGCCCTGCATCCTGCCGACGTCGCCCACCGCGTTCGGATTGTGGACCCTGCCGGAGCCACGGTGACCCTGGTGCCTTCCAAAAACGACGACGTCGACAGCCCCGTCCCGGCGGGCCCGGAAGGCCGGCTCGTAACTCTTGCTGAACGGGCGGATCCCGGATGGAGCGCCTGGTTCGACGGGCAGAAACTGACGTCCACCACCTCCGGCTCGGCCCAGGCCTTCACGCTGCCGGCTTCGGCCGGTCAGTTGACCATCCGCTATGACGCCCCGTGGGCCCTGTGGTCAGGCATCATGCAGGTCACGGTGTTCGGGCTCACTGTGATGCTCGCCCTGCCGATGCCGGCACGGCGGCCCAACACCGGGCTGTCACGGGACGAGGGCTCTTTGCGTAAGGAACACCAAAATGCATAA
- a CDS encoding DUF5719 family protein, producing MHNTAPTPAPAARKPAPGSVEEQDGMPGAPAGAPPAVPPAGAGATGPAKPAPRRNPTKDMLAGLVSALAIVAAAGGIVAAASFAPQPAGSRPIPAVQASVPAGASIGVCPGPARLLEGTEAGTDPQFSPESATAETVVTGAVLSAPGGVLPASQLSTLNGTPAVEIAKGGTQPAQSGPQDLKAGVLNSHRVSGATVLGADAMAGQKPSAAGALKYSATDGDLQGTAAANCTPPANDLWLAGASTTVGRTSVLVLSNASSTPATVSLELFGSKGQIQAPGSRGLLVAPGTTRSIVLAGLAPGERQLSVHVRSAGGPVAAVIQQSVLRGLTPGGLDFITPGAAPAARQVMTGLDIQDAGGISAMTGKSGFGDAGPALNITVPGPSDAVVEVKLFGRDGQKALPGGGVVTAKAGSATEISLAGVPAGRYTVSTSSDVSFVASARVTRGVNGAKASDVAWAASGVRLGSQHVVPVPQGGDRSLVFGVLENRATISYAAVTADGRIRPAATADVAGGTTTSIKLPEKVEESAVVAYVVSASGDAAYGALLLQQDGREDISTLALMPAASGQEKVAVSLGY from the coding sequence ATGCATAACACCGCTCCAACCCCCGCCCCGGCGGCCCGCAAGCCTGCTCCGGGCAGCGTCGAGGAGCAGGACGGGATGCCGGGCGCACCGGCAGGCGCACCTCCGGCCGTACCGCCGGCGGGTGCCGGCGCCACTGGCCCAGCCAAGCCTGCTCCCCGCAGGAACCCGACCAAGGACATGCTCGCCGGCCTTGTCTCGGCGTTGGCGATCGTTGCCGCGGCGGGCGGAATCGTTGCTGCGGCATCCTTCGCCCCCCAGCCCGCAGGCAGCCGTCCCATCCCGGCCGTGCAGGCCTCCGTTCCCGCCGGTGCGAGCATCGGCGTCTGTCCCGGACCGGCACGCCTTCTCGAAGGCACCGAAGCCGGCACTGACCCCCAATTCAGCCCTGAGTCCGCCACGGCGGAGACTGTCGTCACCGGCGCGGTGCTGAGCGCCCCCGGTGGTGTCCTTCCCGCCAGCCAGCTCTCCACTCTTAACGGGACTCCCGCCGTCGAGATCGCCAAAGGCGGCACCCAGCCGGCTCAGTCCGGTCCGCAGGACCTGAAGGCCGGGGTGCTCAACAGTCACCGGGTCAGCGGTGCCACCGTGCTGGGGGCGGACGCGATGGCAGGCCAGAAACCGTCAGCGGCCGGTGCGCTGAAGTACTCGGCGACGGACGGCGACCTGCAAGGGACCGCGGCAGCCAACTGCACACCGCCGGCCAACGATCTTTGGCTCGCCGGCGCCAGCACCACTGTGGGGCGCACATCCGTCCTGGTCCTCAGCAACGCCTCGAGCACTCCCGCTACCGTGAGCCTTGAGCTGTTTGGGAGCAAGGGCCAGATCCAGGCGCCCGGCAGCAGGGGGCTCCTCGTCGCCCCGGGAACCACCCGTTCCATCGTCCTCGCCGGCCTGGCTCCCGGTGAGCGGCAACTGAGCGTCCATGTCCGGAGCGCCGGCGGTCCCGTCGCCGCGGTCATTCAACAGAGCGTCCTGAGGGGACTGACGCCGGGCGGCCTGGACTTCATCACGCCGGGGGCCGCGCCGGCTGCCCGGCAGGTCATGACCGGCCTGGACATCCAGGATGCCGGCGGCATTTCAGCGATGACGGGGAAGTCGGGCTTCGGCGACGCGGGCCCCGCTCTGAACATCACCGTGCCCGGCCCTTCCGACGCCGTGGTGGAGGTCAAGCTCTTCGGCCGCGATGGTCAGAAAGCCCTCCCCGGCGGCGGCGTGGTCACGGCGAAGGCAGGCTCCGCCACCGAGATTTCCTTGGCAGGCGTCCCGGCCGGCCGCTACACGGTGTCCACCAGCTCGGACGTCTCATTCGTGGCTTCGGCGCGTGTAACGCGCGGCGTCAACGGCGCCAAGGCCTCCGATGTGGCGTGGGCGGCCTCGGGCGTCAGGCTCGGCAGCCAGCACGTTGTTCCGGTGCCCCAGGGCGGTGACCGCAGCCTCGTCTTCGGCGTGCTGGAGAACCGGGCCACCATTTCCTACGCAGCCGTGACAGCCGACGGCAGGATCCGCCCGGCAGCCACTGCGGACGTCGCCGGCGGAACCACCACCTCCATCAAGCTTCCCGAGAAAGTGGAGGAGTCGGCCGTGGTGGCCTACGTGGTCTCAGCGTCGGGCGACGCCGCCTACGGTGCCCTGCTGCTGCAGCAGGACGGCCGGGAGGACATTTCCACGCTGGCCCTGATGCCTGCCGCGTCGGGGCAGGAAAAGGTCGCGGTCTCCCTCGGCTACTAA
- a CDS encoding metallopeptidase family protein, translated as MQSSNHDSAFSVRLADADASGTETGPSSTGRSFAMRRRNRHGRGLRGELVLPTHPGYRTRSDRFDDLVLDSAQRLHDIWGKTLDGVRFAVDEIPPDLEQLVAQAAPPPMGAYTPATDGEGPVITLYRRVVEQGCGSLDELQDLVHDVVVEHTAEMLGVAPETLDPVYRRRY; from the coding sequence ATGCAGTCATCGAACCATGATTCAGCTTTTTCGGTCCGTTTGGCTGACGCGGACGCCTCCGGTACAGAAACGGGACCAAGCTCAACGGGCCGGAGTTTTGCGATGCGCCGCCGGAACCGCCACGGCCGCGGCCTGCGGGGGGAACTCGTCCTGCCCACTCATCCCGGATACCGGACGCGGTCTGACCGTTTTGATGACTTGGTCCTGGACTCCGCTCAGCGGCTCCACGACATCTGGGGAAAGACGCTGGACGGCGTTCGATTTGCCGTGGATGAGATCCCGCCGGACCTGGAGCAGCTGGTGGCCCAGGCTGCGCCTCCGCCGATGGGTGCCTACACGCCGGCAACGGACGGGGAAGGCCCGGTGATCACCTTGTACCGCCGGGTGGTGGAACAGGGTTGTGGCAGCCTGGATGAACTCCAGGACCTGGTGCACGACGTTGTGGTGGAGCACACGGCAGAGATGCTCGGAGTGGCCCCGGAGACGCTGGATCCGGTCTACCGCCGCAGGTACTGA
- a CDS encoding DUF3499 domain-containing protein: MGAIRQCSRSACRQSAVATLTYVYADSTAVLGPLATYAEPHCYDLCEQHAGSLTVPRGWEVLRLAMPTTPQQPGPDDLLALANAVREAAALPPKPQTTPAQRAAHSALEAPAGAEGTRRGHLRILREPS; the protein is encoded by the coding sequence GTGGGAGCTATCCGTCAATGTTCACGATCGGCCTGCCGTCAGTCAGCGGTGGCGACTTTGACGTACGTCTACGCTGACTCCACCGCAGTCCTGGGTCCCCTTGCCACCTACGCCGAGCCGCATTGTTACGATTTGTGCGAGCAGCATGCCGGGTCACTGACAGTTCCCCGCGGCTGGGAGGTGCTTCGGCTGGCGATGCCCACCACTCCCCAGCAGCCCGGCCCGGACGACCTCCTTGCCCTGGCCAACGCAGTCCGGGAAGCGGCAGCCCTGCCGCCCAAGCCGCAGACAACGCCGGCCCAGCGTGCTGCACACTCGGCGCTGGAAGCGCCGGCCGGTGCTGAAGGCACACGCCGGGGCCACCTCCGCATCCTGCGCGAACCGTCCTGA
- a CDS encoding Trm112 family protein gives MAKISPELLSVLRCPVTGSSLVQEGEELVSTAAGESGVKLRYPIQDGIPLLLPPELLLAATAAGSDQHDSAAS, from the coding sequence ATGGCAAAGATCAGTCCTGAACTGTTGTCCGTCCTGCGCTGTCCCGTGACCGGCTCGTCGCTGGTCCAGGAAGGCGAAGAGCTTGTATCGACGGCGGCGGGAGAGTCGGGCGTGAAGCTCCGCTACCCGATCCAGGACGGCATACCGCTCCTGCTGCCGCCGGAACTGCTGCTGGCTGCCACCGCGGCCGGCTCCGACCAGCACGACTCCGCTGCGTCCTGA
- the ahcY gene encoding adenosylhomocysteinase, whose product MTIDYKVADISLAEAGRHQIRLAEHEMPGLMSLRKEFGPSQPLKGARIAGSLHMTVQTAVLIETLTALGAEVRWASCNIFSTQDEAAAAVVVGTGTTEDPQGVPVFAWKGETLEEYWWTAQQILTWPGADADPELGPNMILDDGGDATMLVHKGVEFEAAGAVPDAAEDESEEGRIFLDVLRASLQEDNQRWTRIGSRLRGVTEETTTGVHRLYQLAEQGKLLFPAINVNDSVTKSKFDNKYGIRHSLPDGINRATDVLMGGKVAVVCGYGDVGKGAAEAFRGQGSRVIVTEIDPICALQAAMDGYQVAKLESVLSEGHIFITTTGNKDVILAEHMAGMRDKAIVGNIGHFDNEIDMAGLARIPGVRKVEIKPQVHEWVFEADPATGKDSRSIIVLSEGRLLNLGNATGHPSFVMSNSFANQTIAQIELWTKRDQAEGEREYENQVYVLPKILDEKVARLHLDALDVELTELSKEQAEYLDLDVAGPYKPEHYRY is encoded by the coding sequence ATGACAATTGACTACAAGGTCGCCGACATTTCGCTGGCCGAAGCGGGACGCCACCAGATCCGGCTGGCCGAGCACGAGATGCCGGGGCTGATGTCCCTTCGCAAGGAATTCGGCCCCAGCCAGCCGCTGAAGGGCGCACGGATTGCCGGCTCCCTCCACATGACAGTGCAAACCGCCGTCCTGATCGAAACGCTCACCGCCCTCGGTGCCGAGGTTCGCTGGGCCTCCTGCAACATCTTCTCCACGCAGGATGAGGCTGCCGCCGCCGTGGTGGTGGGCACCGGCACCACCGAGGACCCGCAGGGCGTTCCGGTGTTCGCCTGGAAAGGCGAAACGCTCGAAGAGTACTGGTGGACGGCGCAGCAGATCCTCACGTGGCCCGGCGCGGACGCAGACCCGGAGCTTGGCCCCAACATGATCCTGGACGACGGCGGCGACGCCACCATGCTGGTACACAAGGGTGTCGAATTCGAAGCTGCCGGCGCCGTGCCGGACGCTGCCGAAGATGAATCCGAAGAAGGCCGGATCTTCCTCGATGTGCTCCGCGCCTCGCTTCAGGAGGACAACCAGCGCTGGACCCGGATCGGCTCCCGCCTGCGCGGCGTCACCGAGGAAACCACCACCGGCGTGCACCGCCTCTACCAGCTGGCTGAGCAGGGCAAGCTGCTGTTCCCCGCCATCAACGTCAACGACTCGGTGACCAAGAGCAAGTTCGACAACAAGTACGGCATCCGGCACTCCCTGCCGGACGGCATCAACCGGGCCACGGACGTCCTGATGGGCGGCAAGGTCGCCGTCGTCTGTGGTTACGGTGACGTCGGCAAGGGTGCGGCGGAAGCATTCCGCGGCCAGGGCTCACGCGTGATCGTCACCGAAATTGATCCCATCTGTGCCCTGCAGGCAGCCATGGACGGCTACCAGGTGGCCAAGCTGGAGTCTGTCCTGAGCGAGGGCCACATCTTCATCACCACCACCGGGAACAAGGATGTCATCCTCGCGGAACACATGGCCGGCATGCGTGACAAAGCCATTGTGGGCAACATCGGCCACTTCGACAACGAGATCGACATGGCCGGACTGGCCCGGATCCCGGGCGTCCGGAAAGTGGAGATCAAACCCCAGGTTCACGAGTGGGTGTTCGAGGCCGATCCCGCCACTGGCAAGGACAGCCGCTCCATCATCGTCCTTTCCGAGGGACGCCTGCTGAACCTCGGCAACGCGACCGGCCACCCGTCCTTTGTGATGAGCAACTCCTTCGCCAACCAGACGATTGCCCAGATCGAGCTGTGGACGAAGCGGGACCAGGCTGAGGGCGAGCGGGAGTACGAAAACCAGGTCTATGTGCTGCCCAAGATCCTTGACGAAAAGGTTGCCCGCCTGCACCTGGACGCCCTGGACGTCGAGCTCACTGAACTGTCCAAGGAACAGGCCGAATACCTGGACCTGGATGTCGCCGGCCCGTACAAGCCGGAGCACTATCGTTACTGA
- a CDS encoding L,D-transpeptidase, whose translation MEPEAKPRRMSTAKKILVVAAVCGLAAAGGVFAAVAPGLARGALESEAASAVRSAPGLASPVVPPVKVDIIPAAAAKQVNPATPASVKVGNGRIESVTLTSTAGESIPGTFAADGSSWSATAPLKFNTEYSYTYVVTDGAGRESTATQAFNTVSSTHEADAAIYPLDGMKVGVGQPLQVVFSEPVVNRAAVEKAIKITSSAGQVGAFHWFSDTMVRYRPEGFWAANSTVTMDMQLFGVDLGKGQIANFNKKANIRIGDKKVAIADATAHTFTLSVNDQVVKTLPVSMGDKRFPSARGYAVLMEKNRYDHFRAASIGLKPGDPAYYGEVDVEYSIRLTLSGAYIHQALDSAYPYIGNTNVSHGCIGFAPDGAAWVFDNMTTGDVVQIINTEGDYAALDDGYGDWNIPWAEYDN comes from the coding sequence ATGGAGCCAGAAGCAAAGCCACGCCGGATGTCGACCGCCAAAAAGATTCTTGTTGTGGCAGCCGTCTGCGGACTGGCTGCTGCGGGCGGTGTCTTCGCGGCCGTTGCCCCGGGTCTCGCCCGCGGTGCCCTCGAATCGGAGGCGGCCTCCGCTGTCCGCTCCGCGCCGGGCCTGGCGTCACCGGTGGTGCCGCCGGTCAAGGTGGACATCATCCCTGCCGCCGCCGCCAAACAGGTCAACCCGGCCACACCGGCATCTGTGAAGGTGGGCAACGGCAGGATCGAGAGCGTCACGCTTACCAGCACGGCAGGGGAATCAATTCCTGGCACCTTTGCAGCGGACGGCAGCAGCTGGTCGGCCACGGCACCGCTGAAATTCAACACTGAGTACAGCTACACGTATGTGGTGACCGACGGGGCCGGCCGCGAAAGCACGGCCACGCAGGCATTCAATACGGTGTCCAGCACCCACGAAGCCGACGCGGCGATCTACCCCCTGGACGGCATGAAGGTGGGTGTGGGCCAGCCCCTCCAGGTCGTCTTCAGCGAGCCGGTGGTCAACCGGGCTGCCGTGGAGAAGGCCATCAAGATCACCTCCAGCGCGGGCCAGGTCGGGGCCTTCCACTGGTTCAGCGACACCATGGTCCGTTACCGCCCCGAAGGTTTCTGGGCCGCCAACTCCACGGTCACCATGGACATGCAGCTCTTCGGAGTTGATCTTGGCAAAGGCCAGATCGCGAACTTCAACAAGAAGGCCAACATCCGGATCGGTGACAAGAAAGTTGCGATTGCCGACGCCACCGCGCACACCTTCACGCTCAGCGTCAACGACCAGGTAGTCAAGACGCTCCCGGTCAGCATGGGGGACAAGCGCTTCCCGTCCGCCCGCGGCTATGCGGTGCTGATGGAGAAGAACCGCTACGACCACTTCCGCGCTGCGAGCATTGGCCTCAAACCCGGGGACCCGGCGTACTACGGGGAAGTGGATGTCGAATACTCCATTCGGCTGACGCTCAGCGGGGCCTACATTCACCAGGCACTTGACTCCGCTTACCCCTACATCGGCAACACCAACGTTTCCCACGGCTGCATCGGGTTTGCTCCCGACGGCGCCGCCTGGGTCTTTGACAACATGACCACGGGCGACGTTGTGCAGATCATCAACACTGAAGGCGATTACGCCGCCCTGGACGACGGCTATGGGGACTGGAACATCCCTTGGGCCGAGTATGACAACTAG